A genomic region of Rhodanobacter sp. contains the following coding sequences:
- a CDS encoding aminotransferase class III-fold pyridoxal phosphate-dependent enzyme yields MGLIEQLRELREFGGKPRTTGLDDASIERMAAADAMLGEAVAAAVARHRELRSELGDFLKLDEAEQLAQAQAGFVNFYPDDAINPYLPAAARGPWIVTLKGAVVHDNGGYGMLGFGHNHPAIEAALARPQVMANVMTPSIAQMRLVQALNRELGHRRGGNPYAHYLCLNSGSESVGLACRIADVNAKLMTDAGGRHAGRAIKRLAVKGAFHGRTDKPALYSDSSRKTYQQHLASYRHEDSLLIVEPYNVAQLEAVFADADRHGWFIEAMFLEPVMGEGDPGRAVTPEFYAAARKLTEAHGTLLLVDSIQAGLRAHGVLSLTDYPGFEKLPAPDMETFSKALNAGQYPLSVLAVGERAAGLYRKGIYGNTMTANPRALDVALATLGELTDEVRANIRERGKEFVDKLNTLKDELGGLITKVQGTGLLFSCELAPQFKCYGAGSTEEYMRERGIGVIHGGTNSLRFTPHFNVTSAEIDLVVSHVRHALLEGPRKSESKAA; encoded by the coding sequence ATGGGTTTGATCGAACAGCTGCGCGAATTGCGCGAATTCGGCGGCAAGCCGCGCACCACCGGCCTGGACGACGCCAGCATCGAGCGCATGGCCGCCGCCGACGCCATGCTGGGCGAAGCCGTGGCCGCCGCGGTGGCGCGCCACCGCGAACTGCGCAGCGAATTGGGTGATTTCCTGAAGCTGGACGAGGCCGAGCAACTCGCGCAGGCGCAGGCCGGCTTCGTCAATTTCTATCCGGACGACGCGATCAACCCCTACCTGCCGGCCGCCGCGCGCGGTCCGTGGATCGTCACGCTGAAAGGCGCCGTGGTGCACGACAACGGCGGCTACGGCATGCTGGGCTTCGGCCACAACCATCCGGCCATCGAAGCCGCACTGGCCCGCCCGCAGGTGATGGCCAACGTGATGACGCCCAGCATCGCGCAGATGCGCCTGGTGCAGGCGCTGAACCGCGAACTGGGGCACCGCCGCGGTGGCAATCCCTACGCGCACTACCTGTGCCTCAACTCCGGCTCCGAGTCGGTGGGGCTGGCCTGCCGCATCGCCGACGTCAACGCCAAGCTGATGACCGACGCCGGCGGCCGCCACGCCGGCCGCGCCATCAAGCGCCTCGCGGTGAAGGGCGCCTTCCACGGCCGCACCGACAAGCCGGCGCTGTATTCCGACTCCTCGCGCAAGACCTACCAGCAGCACCTCGCCAGCTACCGCCACGAGGACAGCCTGCTGATCGTCGAGCCGTACAACGTGGCGCAGCTCGAAGCCGTGTTCGCCGACGCCGACAGGCACGGCTGGTTCATCGAGGCGATGTTCCTCGAACCGGTGATGGGCGAAGGCGATCCGGGCCGCGCGGTGACGCCGGAGTTCTACGCCGCCGCGCGCAAGCTCACCGAGGCGCACGGCACCCTGCTGCTGGTCGATTCCATCCAGGCCGGCCTGCGCGCGCACGGCGTGCTGTCGCTCACCGACTACCCCGGCTTCGAGAAGCTGCCCGCGCCGGACATGGAGACCTTCTCCAAGGCGCTCAATGCCGGCCAGTATCCGTTGTCGGTGCTGGCGGTGGGCGAGCGCGCCGCCGGCCTGTACCGCAAGGGCATCTACGGCAACACGATGACCGCCAACCCGCGCGCGCTGGACGTGGCGCTGGCCACGCTGGGCGAACTCACCGACGAGGTGCGCGCCAACATCCGCGAGCGCGGCAAGGAGTTCGTGGACAAGCTCAACACGCTGAAGGACGAACTCGGCGGCCTGATCACCAAGGTGCAGGGCACCGGCCTGTTGTTCTCCTGCGAACTGGCGCCGCAGTTCAAGTGCTACGGCGCCGGCTCCACCGAGGAGTACATGCGCGAGCGCGGCATCGGCGTGATCCACGGCGGCACCAACTCGCTGCGCTTCACCCCGCACTTCAACGTCACCAGCGCCGAAATCGACCTGGTCGTTTCGCACGTGCGCCACGCCCTGCTGGAAGGCCCGCGCAAGAGCGAAAGCAAGGCCGCCTGA
- a CDS encoding GMC family oxidoreductase N-terminal domain-containing protein, with translation MSGPLGTFDHIVVGAGPAGCAAATRLALAQPQASVLLVETGPAKSGIRSDVPLGIATLVPFRNARNYSYRTVPQAGLDGRRGVQPRGRGLGGSSLINAMIYIRGQREDYDGWARLGADGWAWRDVLPYFLRSEDNARGADGWHATGGPLAVSDLASPSECARAFVEAAVQCGHPRNTDFNGASQEGVGLYQVFQRHGRRWNAARAYLAALAPKNLAVLSDTPVARVLVEHGRACGIACADGTRYAARGEVVLSAGAFGTPQLLMLSGIGPAGHLHALGIPVLRDSPEVGANLQDHVDFVISRAVNDRGLFGTVPSIVPQAVRAIAPFRRGSGLLTSNVAEAGGFLRSRPELERPDIQLHLCIGIVDNHSRRLHATRGLSLHTCVLRPHSRGHVRLASADVRHAPLIDPAFLADERDMETLLAGTALARRILAAPAFARYAGPALYDAETDDEARLRGIVRAHADTIYHPAGTCRMGSDAASAVDPELRVRGIANLRVADASVMPTLISGNTQAACAMIGERAAEFVARC, from the coding sequence ATGAGCGGACCACTCGGCACCTTCGACCACATCGTCGTCGGCGCCGGGCCGGCGGGCTGCGCCGCGGCCACGCGGCTGGCGCTCGCTCAACCACAGGCCTCGGTGCTGCTGGTCGAGACCGGGCCGGCGAAGAGCGGCATCCGCTCCGACGTGCCGCTGGGCATCGCCACCCTGGTGCCATTCCGCAACGCGCGCAACTACAGCTACCGCACCGTGCCGCAAGCCGGCCTGGACGGGCGCCGCGGCGTGCAGCCGCGCGGGCGCGGGCTGGGCGGCTCCAGCCTGATCAACGCGATGATCTACATCCGCGGCCAGCGCGAGGACTACGACGGCTGGGCGCGCCTGGGCGCCGACGGCTGGGCCTGGCGCGACGTGCTGCCGTACTTCCTGCGCAGCGAGGACAACGCGCGCGGCGCGGACGGCTGGCACGCCACCGGCGGTCCGCTGGCGGTGAGCGACCTGGCCAGCCCCAGCGAGTGCGCGCGCGCCTTCGTGGAGGCCGCCGTGCAATGCGGCCATCCGCGCAATACCGATTTCAACGGCGCCAGCCAGGAAGGCGTCGGCCTGTACCAGGTGTTCCAGCGCCACGGCCGGCGCTGGAACGCGGCGCGCGCCTACCTTGCCGCACTGGCGCCGAAGAACCTTGCCGTGCTGAGCGACACGCCGGTGGCGCGCGTGCTGGTCGAACATGGCCGCGCGTGCGGCATCGCCTGCGCCGATGGCACACGGTACGCCGCGCGCGGCGAAGTGGTGCTGTCGGCCGGCGCCTTCGGCACGCCGCAATTGCTGATGCTTTCCGGCATCGGCCCCGCCGGCCACCTGCATGCGCTGGGTATCCCGGTGCTGCGCGACAGCCCCGAGGTCGGCGCGAATCTGCAGGACCACGTGGACTTCGTCATCAGCCGCGCGGTGAACGACCGCGGCCTGTTCGGCACGGTGCCGTCCATCGTGCCGCAGGCGGTGCGCGCCATCGCACCGTTCCGGCGCGGCAGCGGCCTGCTCACCAGCAACGTGGCCGAGGCCGGCGGCTTCCTGCGCTCGCGCCCCGAACTCGAACGGCCGGACATCCAGTTGCACCTGTGCATCGGCATCGTGGACAACCACAGCCGCCGCCTGCACGCCACGCGCGGCCTGTCGCTGCATACCTGCGTGCTGCGCCCGCACAGCCGCGGCCATGTGCGGCTGGCCAGCGCCGACGTGCGGCATGCGCCGCTGATCGACCCGGCCTTCCTCGCCGACGAGCGCGACATGGAAACGCTGCTCGCCGGCACCGCGCTCGCACGGCGCATCCTCGCCGCGCCCGCCTTCGCGCGCTATGCGGGGCCGGCGCTGTACGACGCCGAGACGGACGACGAAGCGCGCCTGCGCGGCATCGTGCGTGCGCACGCCGACACCATCTACCACCCGGCGGGCACCTGCCGCATGGGCAGCGATGCCGCCTCGGCGGTCGATCCGGAACTGCGCGTGCGCGGCATCGCCAACCTGCGCGTGGCCGACGCCTCGGTGATGCCCACGTTGATCTCCGGCAACACCCAGGCGGCCTGCGCGATGATCGGCGAACGGGCGGCGGAATTCGTCGCGCGCTGCTGA
- the upp gene encoding uracil phosphoribosyltransferase — MKTVEVRHPLIQHKLGLMRRAGISTKEFRELAGEVAALLTYEATKDLETVEEHIDGWAGPLTVQRIKGAKITIVPILRAGLGMLPGVLDLIPAAKVSVVGLQRDEQTLQPIAYYEKLTGRMDERIALIVDPMLATAGTLVATVDMLKAAGCTRIKGLFLVAAPEGLKRIEAAHPDIEIYTAAIDERLNEHGYILPGLGDAGDKIFGTKQLPG, encoded by the coding sequence ATGAAGACCGTCGAAGTCCGCCACCCCTTGATCCAGCACAAGCTCGGCCTGATGCGCCGCGCCGGCATCAGCACCAAGGAGTTCCGCGAGCTGGCGGGCGAGGTCGCCGCCCTGCTCACCTACGAGGCCACCAAGGACCTGGAAACCGTCGAGGAACACATCGACGGCTGGGCCGGCCCGCTTACCGTGCAGCGGATCAAGGGCGCCAAGATCACCATCGTGCCGATCCTGCGCGCCGGCCTCGGCATGCTGCCCGGCGTGCTCGACCTGATCCCCGCCGCCAAGGTCAGCGTGGTAGGCCTGCAGCGCGACGAGCAGACGCTCCAGCCGATCGCCTACTACGAGAAACTCACCGGCCGCATGGACGAGCGCATCGCGTTGATCGTCGACCCGATGCTGGCCACCGCCGGCACCCTGGTCGCCACCGTGGACATGCTCAAGGCGGCCGGCTGCACGCGCATCAAGGGCCTGTTCCTGGTCGCCGCGCCGGAAGGCCTGAAGCGCATCGAGGCGGCGCACCCCGACATCGAGATCTACACCGCCGCCATCGACGAGCGGCTCAACGAACACGGCTACATCCTGCCCGGGCTGGGCGACGCCGGCGACAAGATCTTCGGCACCAAGCAACTGCCAGGCTGA